Proteins co-encoded in one Stenotrophomonas maltophilia genomic window:
- a CDS encoding 20S proteasome subunit A/B, whose product MTYCVGIEVDQGLVFAADTRTNASLDDVRVHRKLHAFEYPGQAVYVLMAAGNLATTQLLVSRLGRDADERRTPNLREMNHLFEAAGYVGQLLVDSQVHSHHSEHGHDGVNTQATLIFGGQIAGERPGLYMIYPLGNAIAASPETPYLQIGESKYGKPILDRILSPATRLEDAARTAIVSLDSTIRSNLSVGLPIDLALLRDGELRIGQQLRLGADSALYADIHQNWSRRLEQAVDALPRFPWETVDRPT is encoded by the coding sequence ATGACCTATTGCGTTGGAATCGAGGTGGACCAGGGCCTGGTCTTCGCCGCCGACACCCGGACCAATGCCTCGCTGGACGATGTGCGCGTGCATCGCAAGCTGCACGCGTTCGAGTACCCCGGCCAGGCAGTCTACGTGCTGATGGCGGCTGGCAACCTGGCCACCACCCAGCTGCTGGTGTCACGCCTGGGGCGTGATGCCGATGAACGGCGCACGCCCAACCTGCGCGAAATGAACCACCTGTTCGAGGCCGCCGGATACGTCGGCCAACTGCTGGTGGACAGCCAGGTGCACAGCCACCACAGCGAGCATGGCCATGACGGGGTCAACACCCAGGCCACACTGATCTTCGGCGGTCAGATCGCCGGCGAGCGGCCGGGGCTGTACATGATTTATCCGCTGGGCAATGCCATCGCCGCCTCGCCGGAGACGCCCTACCTGCAGATCGGCGAATCCAAGTACGGCAAGCCGATCCTGGATCGCATCCTCAGCCCCGCCACGCGCCTTGAAGATGCCGCGCGCACCGCGATCGTGTCGCTGGATTCAACCATCCGCTCCAATCTGTCGGTGGGTTTGCCGATCGATCTGGCACTGCTGCGCGACGGTGAACTGCGCATCGGGCAGCAGCTGCGGTTGGGCGCGGATTCGGCGCTGTATGCCGACATCCACCAGAACTGGTCCCGGCGGCTGGAACAGGCGGTGGACGCGCTGCCGCGGTTCCCGTGGGAAACCGTGGATCGACCGACCTGA
- a CDS encoding sensor histidine kinase, with the protein MALVFSDDIWDRWRLPALALAAAAIIVVPWLTLRNLQQDNEQAMAWVSHTQAVGVALQQLQADVRDVESAALTLSKGIDAPGLRERMAKANEIPGRLAELGRMTRDNPDQLIRIGRIESMLEGRLAVARELARSKPDSDQRALVQDLSTRYPIRGLVEELQASEQTLLTARAEQAARQRKQTELVSWSSMVVQLALLGLVLWLLQRQIGRRLHAERQSLRSAARAASVLQTVREPIVLLDRDLRVQLHNPAFAELYGLQDERADGLLLEAVGDGAWQDPVVRQRLADVLLRGRELWDFEHEQRTADGISRYMLLNARRMPLPDTDDEVVLLTISDVTVQRAVQLRVEELNRQLEGKVAQVSEVNRELEAFSYSVSHDLRAPLRHVAGFSDKLSRHLGEQADDKSRHYLEVISSSARRMAALIDDLLVYSRLGRAAMRQQAVDMQSLVADTRAMLDANLLAEAESTGHAHQVEWSIAPLPIVVADENMIRQVWLNLLGNAVKYSGNREPARIRVDYRQQPDGGHQFTVSDNGAGFDMAYAGKLFGVFQRLHKASDYPGTGIGLASVRRVLTRHGGRIWAEAEPDVGATFHFYLPPAIDADKQGPSA; encoded by the coding sequence ATGGCACTGGTTTTCAGTGACGACATCTGGGACCGCTGGCGGTTGCCGGCCCTGGCGCTGGCGGCTGCCGCGATCATCGTGGTGCCGTGGTTGACGCTGCGCAATCTGCAGCAGGACAACGAACAGGCGATGGCCTGGGTCAGCCATACCCAGGCTGTCGGGGTGGCCCTGCAACAGCTGCAGGCCGATGTCCGTGATGTCGAATCGGCGGCTTTGACCCTGTCCAAGGGCATCGACGCGCCCGGCCTGCGCGAACGCATGGCCAAGGCCAACGAGATTCCCGGGCGGCTGGCCGAACTGGGCCGGATGACCCGCGACAATCCCGACCAGCTGATCCGCATCGGCCGCATCGAATCCATGCTGGAAGGCCGGCTGGCGGTGGCCCGCGAACTGGCCCGGTCCAAGCCGGACAGCGACCAGCGCGCGCTGGTGCAGGACCTGAGTACACGCTACCCGATCCGCGGTCTGGTCGAGGAACTGCAGGCCAGCGAGCAGACGCTGTTGACCGCGCGCGCCGAGCAGGCCGCGCGCCAGCGCAAGCAGACCGAACTGGTGTCGTGGAGTTCAATGGTGGTGCAGCTGGCGCTGCTGGGTCTGGTGCTGTGGCTGCTGCAACGGCAGATCGGCCGCCGCCTGCACGCCGAACGGCAGTCGCTGCGCTCGGCCGCGCGCGCCGCCTCGGTGTTGCAGACCGTGCGTGAGCCGATCGTGCTGCTCGACCGCGACCTGCGCGTGCAGCTGCACAACCCGGCCTTCGCCGAGCTTTACGGGCTGCAGGACGAACGTGCCGACGGCCTGTTGCTGGAAGCCGTTGGCGATGGCGCCTGGCAGGATCCGGTGGTGCGCCAGCGGCTGGCCGACGTGCTGCTGCGCGGGCGCGAGCTGTGGGATTTCGAGCACGAGCAGCGCACCGCCGATGGCATCTCGCGTTACATGCTGCTCAACGCGCGCCGCATGCCGCTGCCTGACACCGATGACGAGGTCGTGCTGCTGACCATCAGCGATGTCACCGTGCAGCGTGCCGTACAGCTGCGCGTGGAAGAGTTGAATCGCCAGCTGGAAGGCAAGGTGGCGCAGGTGTCGGAGGTCAACCGCGAACTGGAAGCGTTCAGCTATTCGGTGTCGCACGACCTGCGTGCTCCACTGCGCCATGTGGCCGGCTTCTCCGACAAGCTGTCGCGCCACCTCGGCGAGCAGGCCGACGACAAGAGCCGCCATTATCTGGAGGTGATCTCCAGTTCGGCACGGCGCATGGCAGCGCTGATCGACGACCTGCTGGTCTATTCACGGCTGGGCCGCGCGGCGATGCGCCAGCAGGCTGTGGACATGCAGTCGCTGGTGGCCGATACCCGCGCCATGCTCGATGCTAATCTTCTGGCCGAGGCCGAAAGCACTGGCCACGCCCATCAGGTGGAATGGAGCATCGCACCGCTGCCGATCGTGGTGGCCGATGAGAACATGATCCGGCAGGTCTGGCTGAACCTGCTCGGCAATGCGGTGAAGTACTCGGGCAACCGCGAACCGGCGCGGATCCGCGTGGACTACCGGCAGCAGCCCGACGGTGGTCATCAGTTCACGGTCAGCGACAATGGTGCAGGCTTTGACATGGCCTATGCCGGCAAACTGTTCGGCGTATTCCAGCGCCTGCACAAGGCCAGCGACTACCCCGGCACCGGCATCGGCCTGGCCAGCGTGCGCCGCGTGCTGACCCGCCATGGCGGCCGTATCTGGGCCGAGGCCGAACCGGACGTCGGCGCCACCTTCCACTTCTACCTGCCTCCCGCCATCGACGCGGACAAACAAGGTCCTTCTGCATGA
- a CDS encoding class I SAM-dependent methyltransferase — protein MQPTFPLPEADALAHSDQLAAALRAEILAQGGAMPFSRFMELCLYTPGWGYYSAGASKFGGSGDFTTAPELGSLFAGSVANALAPVFAQLSAQARMLELGGGTGAFAEAVLLRLAELDVLPSRYAILEPSADLRERQQQRLQQNLPAELAARVEWVDRPFEEDWEGVVFANEVIDALPTPRFLIRDGEVYEETVELDGDGNFIRGAQPADILLNGAVRHIERYLEKPFAEGYRSEVLPQLPYWLQAVAGGLQRGALLFVDYGYNRGEFYQPDRDDGTVRAFYRHHVHNDVHRWPGLQDITASVDFTAMAEAGMHGGFELAGYCSQASFLLGNGLDQVLLLAEERTDEVGRIQLRDQVKKLTLPTEMGERFQAIGLQLGVDFEPAFALGDLSWRL, from the coding sequence ATGCAGCCCACCTTCCCCCTGCCCGAAGCCGATGCCCTGGCCCACAGCGACCAGCTGGCCGCCGCCCTGCGCGCCGAAATCCTTGCCCAGGGCGGGGCGATGCCTTTCTCCCGCTTCATGGAGCTGTGCCTGTACACCCCCGGCTGGGGCTATTACAGCGCCGGTGCCAGCAAGTTCGGTGGCAGTGGCGACTTCACCACCGCGCCCGAGCTCGGCAGCCTGTTCGCCGGCAGCGTGGCCAATGCGCTGGCGCCGGTGTTCGCGCAGCTGAGCGCACAGGCGCGGATGCTGGAACTGGGCGGCGGCACCGGCGCTTTCGCCGAGGCGGTGCTGCTGCGCCTGGCCGAACTGGACGTGCTGCCCTCGCGCTACGCCATCCTCGAGCCCAGTGCCGACCTGCGTGAGCGCCAGCAGCAGCGCCTGCAGCAGAACCTGCCGGCCGAGCTGGCCGCGCGCGTGGAGTGGGTCGACCGCCCGTTCGAGGAAGACTGGGAAGGCGTGGTGTTTGCCAACGAAGTGATCGACGCGCTGCCGACACCGCGCTTCCTGATCCGCGACGGCGAGGTGTATGAGGAAACCGTCGAGCTGGATGGTGACGGCAATTTCATCCGTGGCGCGCAGCCGGCCGACATCCTGCTCAACGGCGCGGTGCGCCACATCGAGCGCTATCTGGAAAAGCCCTTTGCCGAGGGTTACCGCTCCGAAGTGCTGCCGCAGCTGCCGTACTGGCTGCAGGCGGTGGCCGGCGGCCTGCAGCGCGGCGCGCTGCTGTTCGTCGACTACGGTTACAACCGGGGCGAGTTCTACCAGCCCGACCGCGATGATGGCACCGTGCGCGCGTTCTACCGCCACCACGTGCACAACGACGTGCACCGCTGGCCGGGCCTGCAGGACATCACCGCCTCGGTGGATTTCACCGCGATGGCCGAGGCAGGCATGCATGGGGGGTTCGAGCTGGCCGGTTACTGCAGCCAGGCCAGTTTCCTGCTCGGCAACGGCCTGGACCAGGTGCTGCTGCTGGCCGAGGAACGTACCGACGAGGTTGGCCGCATCCAGCTGCGCGACCAGGTGAAGAAGCTGACCCTGCCCACCGAAATGGGCGAGCGCTTCCAGGCCATCGGCCTGCAGCTTGGTGTTGATTTCGAGCCGGCCTTTGCACTGGGCGACCTGAGCTGGCGCCTGTGA
- a CDS encoding oxidoreductase encodes MRPDLHLALIGYGLAGRVFHAPLIQHTPGLVLHSIVSSQRDTLLRAFSDVHVRATPQEVFDDPAVDAVVIATPNQQHAPLAIAALAAGKHVLVDKPFALDVAEAEAVLAAAHDAGRIATVFQNRRFDADFLTLQSLLADGVLGEVAECHAHFDRYRPQVRDRWREQEGPGSGLWYDLGPHLLDQMLVLFGWPQAIDADLAVQREGGHGIDYFHAVLHYPRHRAIVHAGSLVAAPTPHFSVHSSLASWIKHGLDVQEAQLRRGVAPGAPGWGIDPRHGELVRRDAEDNVQRSTVDNLPGDYRRLYAQFAAAMHGDGEPTVSAVQALQLMQLLQAGMDSAREGRRVRLG; translated from the coding sequence ATGCGCCCCGACCTGCACCTGGCCCTGATCGGCTACGGCCTGGCCGGCCGTGTCTTCCATGCACCGCTGATCCAGCACACGCCCGGGCTGGTGCTGCACAGCATCGTCAGTTCGCAACGCGACACGCTGCTGCGCGCGTTCAGCGACGTGCACGTGCGCGCCACGCCGCAGGAGGTGTTCGACGACCCCGCAGTGGACGCGGTGGTGATCGCCACACCCAACCAGCAGCACGCCCCCCTGGCGATCGCGGCGCTGGCGGCGGGCAAGCATGTGCTGGTCGACAAACCGTTTGCACTCGACGTTGCCGAAGCCGAAGCAGTGCTGGCCGCTGCGCACGATGCCGGGCGCATCGCCACCGTGTTCCAGAACCGGCGCTTCGATGCCGACTTCCTCACCCTGCAGTCGCTGCTGGCCGATGGCGTGCTGGGTGAGGTGGCCGAGTGCCATGCCCACTTCGACCGCTACCGGCCGCAGGTGCGTGACCGCTGGCGCGAGCAGGAAGGACCCGGCAGCGGCCTGTGGTACGACCTGGGCCCGCACCTGCTGGACCAGATGCTGGTGCTGTTCGGTTGGCCGCAGGCCATCGATGCCGATCTGGCGGTGCAGCGCGAGGGTGGCCACGGCATCGACTACTTCCACGCCGTGCTGCACTACCCACGGCATCGCGCGATCGTGCATGCCGGTTCACTGGTGGCCGCCCCCACGCCGCACTTCAGCGTGCATAGCAGCCTGGCCAGCTGGATCAAGCACGGCCTGGACGTGCAGGAAGCGCAGCTGCGGCGCGGTGTTGCACCGGGTGCGCCGGGCTGGGGCATCGACCCGCGGCATGGCGAACTGGTGCGCCGCGATGCCGAGGACAACGTGCAGCGCAGTACCGTGGACAACCTGCCCGGCGACTACCGGCGACTGTACGCGCAGTTCGCAGCAGCGATGCACGGCGACGGCGAGCCCACGGTCAGCGCGGTGCAGGCACTGCAGCTGATGCAGTTGCTGCAGGCCGGCATGGACAGCGCGCGCGAAGGGCGGCGGGTGCGGTTGGGGTGA
- a CDS encoding BON domain-containing protein has product MSNTTRTLIASALTLGLALSSSAAFAKDPAAKSPPTSTHPATHADRHDSNEPVTDTWITTKVKADLLASSNVPGTEIKVETVNGVVSLSGAVASQAEKDKAVTTANGIKGVTRVDAAALKVSAAAKR; this is encoded by the coding sequence ATGAGCAATACCACCCGTACGCTGATTGCTTCGGCCCTGACCCTGGGCCTGGCGCTGTCTTCCTCCGCCGCATTCGCCAAGGACCCGGCCGCCAAGAGCCCGCCGACCAGCACGCATCCGGCGACCCATGCCGATCGCCACGACTCCAATGAACCGGTCACCGATACCTGGATCACCACCAAGGTGAAGGCCGACCTGCTGGCCAGCAGCAACGTGCCGGGCACCGAAATCAAGGTGGAAACGGTGAACGGCGTGGTCAGCCTCAGTGGCGCGGTGGCCAGCCAGGCCGAGAAAGACAAGGCGGTCACCACCGCCAATGGCATCAAGGGCGTGACCCGTGTTGATGCCGCTGCATTGAAGGTCAGCGCCGCGGCCAAGCGCTGA
- a CDS encoding response regulator, whose translation MTTLRTILLAEDSAADAEMAIDALEEARLANPIVHVEDGVEVMDYLLRRGAFANREEGLPAVLLLDIKMPRMDGLEVLRQIREHDELKRLPVVILSSSREESDLARSWDMGVNAYVVKPVDVDQFFGAVQTLGKFWALINQAPELE comes from the coding sequence ATGACGACTCTGCGCACCATCCTGCTCGCCGAAGACAGCGCGGCCGATGCCGAAATGGCAATCGACGCACTGGAAGAAGCGCGCCTGGCCAACCCCATCGTGCACGTCGAAGACGGCGTGGAAGTGATGGATTACCTGCTGCGCCGTGGCGCCTTCGCCAACCGCGAGGAAGGGTTGCCGGCGGTGCTGCTGCTGGACATCAAGATGCCGCGCATGGATGGCCTGGAAGTGCTGCGGCAGATCCGCGAGCACGATGAACTCAAGCGCCTGCCGGTGGTGATCCTGTCGTCCTCGCGCGAGGAAAGCGATCTGGCCCGCAGCTGGGACATGGGCGTGAATGCCTACGTGGTCAAGCCGGTGGATGTGGACCAGTTCTTCGGCGCGGTGCAGACCCTGGGCAAGTTCTGGGCGTTGATCAACCAGGCACCGGAACTCGAGTGA
- the folK gene encoding 2-amino-4-hydroxy-6-hydroxymethyldihydropteridine diphosphokinase produces the protein MTTVLLSLGSNVQPRRYLHAAVTALRERFGALQVSPAYRTAAVGFEGPAFLNNAVAIDTDLPLQELDHWLHALEDAHGRDRSGPRFSDRTLDIDVVFYGDLVVEGPGHLRIPRPELKHAFVLKPLADIAPDFIDPVSGQDLATLWRAHAQYGAAFEVVDLE, from the coding sequence ATGACCACCGTGCTCCTGAGCCTGGGCAGCAACGTCCAGCCCCGCCGCTACCTCCACGCCGCGGTGACGGCCCTGCGCGAGCGCTTCGGCGCGCTGCAGGTCTCGCCGGCCTACCGCACCGCCGCAGTCGGTTTCGAGGGCCCGGCCTTCCTCAACAATGCCGTGGCGATCGACACCGATCTGCCGCTGCAGGAACTGGACCACTGGCTGCATGCGCTGGAAGACGCCCATGGCCGTGACCGCAGCGGGCCGCGCTTCTCCGACCGCACGCTGGACATCGACGTGGTGTTCTACGGCGACCTGGTGGTGGAAGGCCCCGGCCACCTGCGCATCCCACGCCCGGAGCTGAAGCACGCCTTCGTGCTGAAGCCGCTGGCCGACATCGCGCCGGATTTCATCGACCCGGTCAGCGGGCAGGACCTGGCCACGCTGTGGCGTGCGCATGCGCAGTACGGCGCCGCGTTCGAGGTGGTGGACCTGGAATGA
- a CDS encoding VanZ family protein, with the protein MAPVSSALPVIKPLRRPRLWGALWALAVLAVIVVCLIPPPPIPLPENSDKGEHFLAYFILAGSAVQLFRRGRPLLWVGVGLVLMGIGIEFAQGALTDDRVADPMDAIANTVGVLAGLATALTPLRDLLLRWRG; encoded by the coding sequence CTGGCGCCTGTGAGCAGTGCGTTGCCGGTGATCAAGCCGCTGCGCCGGCCGCGGCTGTGGGGCGCGCTGTGGGCGCTGGCGGTGCTGGCGGTGATCGTGGTCTGCCTGATCCCGCCGCCGCCGATCCCGCTGCCGGAAAACAGCGACAAGGGGGAGCACTTCCTCGCCTATTTCATCCTGGCCGGCAGCGCGGTGCAGCTGTTCCGGCGCGGGCGCCCGCTGCTGTGGGTAGGCGTGGGCCTGGTACTGATGGGCATCGGCATCGAGTTCGCGCAGGGCGCATTGACCGATGACCGCGTGGCCGATCCGATGGACGCCATCGCCAACACGGTGGGCGTGCTGGCGGGCCTGGCCACCGCGTTGACTCCGTTGCGCGATCTGCTGCTGCGCTGGCGCGGGTAA
- a CDS encoding pteridine reductase, producing MSDTHPVVLITGSARRIGAAIARQFHACGWSVVLHANTSSAELQQAAFDFDNERPGSVLALQADLRDADALPDLVEQAVSHFGRLDALVNNASNFFPTPLGQVTAEAMDELYAVNARAPLLLSQAAAPYLRRQHGCIVNLTDLHGTDPMRDHIAYTMAKAALEMATRSLALELAPKVRVNAVAPGAILWPEQGKDDFAREALLARTPLARTGTVEEIAEAVYWLVAEASFITGHTLRVDGGRTVS from the coding sequence ATGAGCGACACCCACCCCGTGGTCCTGATCACCGGCAGCGCACGCCGGATCGGCGCGGCCATTGCCCGCCAGTTCCACGCCTGCGGCTGGTCGGTGGTGCTGCATGCCAACACCTCCAGCGCCGAATTGCAGCAGGCCGCGTTCGACTTCGACAACGAGCGCCCGGGCAGCGTGCTGGCCCTGCAGGCCGACCTGCGTGACGCCGACGCCCTGCCCGACCTGGTTGAACAGGCCGTCAGCCACTTCGGCCGCCTGGACGCGCTGGTCAACAATGCCTCCAACTTCTTCCCGACCCCGCTCGGCCAGGTGACCGCCGAGGCGATGGACGAGTTGTATGCGGTCAACGCGCGCGCACCGCTGCTGCTGTCCCAGGCGGCCGCGCCCTACCTGCGCCGCCAGCACGGCTGCATCGTCAACCTGACCGACCTGCACGGCACCGACCCGATGCGCGACCACATCGCCTACACCATGGCCAAGGCCGCGCTGGAAATGGCCACGCGCTCGCTGGCGCTGGAGCTGGCGCCCAAGGTGCGGGTGAATGCGGTGGCGCCGGGCGCGATCCTGTGGCCGGAACAGGGCAAGGACGATTTCGCCCGCGAGGCCCTGCTGGCGCGCACGCCGCTGGCGCGGACCGGTACGGTCGAGGAGATTGCCGAAGCGGTGTACTGGCTGGTGGCCGAGGCCAGTTTCATCACCGGCCACACGTTGCGCGTGGATGGTGGGCGTACGGTCAGCTGA
- a CDS encoding hybrid sensor histidine kinase/response regulator, with translation MPLTGPALGALRILLVEDSPEDAELMSEQMLDAGLQARFERVESAAELRRALAAFQPDIVLSDLSMPGFSGDDALRIVRETSPEVPFIFVSGTMGEENAVAALQKGANDYIIKHQPARLPSAVARAIRDARSTVERARVETELMRAQRLESLSLLAAGLSHDLRNILQPLLIMPDLLKARTDDPQLHHLADVIAECGRRGHEMAESMLSFVRGSRKPSERIEINGLFDAVALLLRSNVPDAVRLELQVQDEGLVVDANYTELQQVMLNLALNAIQAMPDGGRLSLTANHAGHRDGVDWMCIRVVDEGIGMDADTLSHLFNPFFTTKADGTGLGLISCKRIVEGAGGSIHVSSALGQGTCFELRLPMHESVDAGEPVEQLVALGSGQSILVVDGEATRLSLLGNALSSQGYQLQLASDGPAALRWMQQEALPALVIADAGSKLLPASQLLGEMAALGYGGPALVLEDAAVAVPADAFPPGVEVHVLRKPLQMQQVFRAVAEALG, from the coding sequence ATGCCCTTGACCGGTCCCGCCCTGGGGGCGCTGCGCATCCTGCTGGTGGAAGATTCCCCGGAAGATGCCGAGCTGATGTCCGAACAGATGCTCGATGCGGGCCTGCAAGCCCGTTTCGAGCGCGTGGAGAGCGCGGCAGAGCTGCGTCGGGCGCTGGCCGCGTTCCAGCCGGACATCGTGCTGTCCGACCTGAGCATGCCGGGCTTCTCCGGCGACGATGCGCTGCGTATCGTGCGTGAGACCTCGCCGGAAGTGCCCTTCATCTTCGTCTCCGGCACCATGGGCGAGGAGAACGCGGTGGCGGCGCTGCAGAAGGGCGCCAACGACTACATCATCAAGCACCAACCGGCGCGCCTGCCGTCGGCGGTGGCGCGCGCGATCCGCGATGCGCGCAGTACCGTGGAGCGCGCGCGGGTGGAAACCGAACTGATGCGCGCACAACGGCTGGAAAGCCTGTCGCTGCTCGCCGCCGGGCTCAGCCATGACCTGCGCAACATCCTGCAGCCGTTGCTGATCATGCCGGACCTGCTGAAGGCACGCACCGATGATCCGCAGCTGCATCATCTGGCCGATGTCATCGCCGAGTGCGGGCGCCGTGGCCACGAGATGGCGGAGTCGATGCTGTCGTTCGTGCGCGGCTCGCGCAAACCCAGCGAACGCATCGAGATCAACGGCCTGTTCGATGCGGTGGCATTGCTGTTGCGCAGCAACGTGCCCGACGCGGTGCGCCTGGAACTGCAGGTGCAGGATGAGGGCCTGGTGGTCGATGCCAACTACACCGAGCTGCAGCAGGTGATGTTGAACCTGGCGCTCAATGCCATCCAGGCCATGCCCGACGGCGGCCGCCTGAGCCTGACTGCCAACCACGCCGGCCATCGCGACGGGGTGGACTGGATGTGCATCCGCGTGGTCGATGAAGGCATCGGCATGGACGCGGACACGCTCTCGCACCTGTTCAATCCGTTCTTCACCACCAAGGCCGATGGTACCGGCCTGGGCCTGATTTCCTGCAAGCGCATCGTCGAAGGTGCGGGCGGCAGCATTCATGTCAGCAGTGCGCTGGGGCAGGGCACATGTTTTGAGCTGCGCCTGCCGATGCATGAAAGCGTCGATGCCGGTGAGCCGGTCGAGCAGCTGGTGGCGCTGGGCAGTGGCCAGTCGATCCTGGTGGTCGATGGTGAAGCCACGCGCCTGTCGCTGCTGGGCAATGCGCTGTCCAGCCAGGGCTACCAGCTGCAGCTGGCGTCCGACGGCCCGGCTGCGCTGCGCTGGATGCAGCAGGAAGCGCTGCCGGCCCTGGTGATCGCCGATGCCGGTTCCAAGCTGCTGCCGGCCAGCCAGTTGCTGGGCGAGATGGCCGCGCTGGGCTATGGCGGCCCCGCACTGGTGCTTGAGGACGCTGCGGTGGCAGTGCCGGCCGATGCCTTCCCGCCCGGCGTGGAGGTGCACGTGCTGCGCAAGCCGCTGCAGATGCAGCAGGTGTTCCGCGCGGTGGCCGAAGCGCTGGGCTGA